Below is a window of Polyangiaceae bacterium DNA.
ATCCGACGGATCGACCCGTGATCGCCCAGAAGCAGAGCGGCATCGTGCAGCTGTCCGGCAGCCTGGGGGAGCTGGTGGCCCGGCTCGGGGACGGACGCGTGCGAATGTGGGAGTCGATGACCAGCAGGCTCTACTTCATGGGCCCCGGGCGCAGCCCGCCGGAGAGCTTCTGCGACGGCTGCGAGCTCGGCGGTCTCGGTGACGTGACCAGCGTCGCCTCGGGCTACAACACTCACTGCGCCGTGCGGAAGGCAGGGACCATCGGCTGTTGGGGGGGCAACGAATACGGCCAGCACGGGGTGGGCAAGGTCGAGGCGATCCCGGACGGCACGCTCCCGCCGCGCTCGCCGGTGAAGGTGAAGGGCATCTCGAACGCCACCGACGTCGCGGTCTCCTCCCACGCCTGCGCGCGCCTCGCCGACGGTCGCGTGGCGTGCTGGGGCAACAACGACCACGGCCAGGTCGGCGACGGGACGACCAAGCTCCGGAGCTCGCCGGTCACGCTCGCGGGGCTCGACCAGGTGACCCGGGTCGCGGTCGCCGCCGACTCGAGCTGCGCGCTCCGGGCGGACGGCTCGGTCTGGTGCTGGGGTGCCAACGACGAGGGTCAGCTCGGCGACGGCACGACCACCGACCGAGCGGTGCCAGTGCCCGTGTCGGGCATCTCCGGTGCGGTGTCGCTCTCCGTCGGACATTGGCGCGCCTGCGTCATCCGGAACGACGGCGACGTGTGGTGCTGGGGTTGGTGGGACTTCGCGCGCAAGACCCCGAAAGAGCGCGACGAGGCCTCGCGACGTCCGCAGCAGACGGCCTGGTGAGGGCGGGGGTCAGTGATACGTCGCGCCGATCAGCAGTGACGGCACGAACATGCGCAGCGTCGCCTTGCCGCCGCTGTCGTCGCCCTCGATGGCGTCGTTGTAGAACGCCAGGCGCAACAGCGGGCCGATGCTCCACTCGTGCCCGATCCAGACCTCGTACCCGCCGCCGATCATGGCGCCGAAGCCGAAGCCCGTCGCGGACTCCAGCTGGTCCTTCTGCTGGACGTAGATGCCGCTCAAGAGCAGCGCCGCTTGGACGTGGGCGCCCTGGCGCGGGTCGAAGTAGTAGTCGACGAACGGCCCGATGCCGGACACGTGGTGCGTGCCGACGTCCACGTCGCCGCCGCCTTCGGGCGAGTAGGTCGGAGAGGGCACCACCATCGAGAAGCTGCCGCCGCCGATCACCAGCCCAGGAGCCAGCGTGCCGCCGAAGGCGAGCTCGGTCGAGAGCGCGAGACCCGAGACGTCGGCCTTGCCGCTGCCCCGCTCGGGCTCGTTGGTGCCGAGCACGTAGCCCGGACCGACGCCCAGGCGGGCGTAGAAGCCGTCGTGGACGTAGACGGGGATGCCATTGGCCGCAGCGGGGCCGCTGGACGTGAGGCCGAAGACGACGATCGCGAGCCGCCAGAGCGAGCGCATGGCGGCGATACTGGGCGTTGCCTCGTGCCGGGTCAATTGCCGACGGCATCTGGGCTATCGTGACGCCGTGGGGACGCTCCTTCCGCCGGGACCGAAGCTGCCGACGGCGGTGCAGACGCTGATCTGGATCCGGCGGCCCATCGAGTTCATGCGCTTCTGCCGGGCGCGCTACGGCGACACCTACGCCATGCGCATCGCCGGCACGGGCACCGTGGTGCTGCTGAGCGATCCGGAGAGCATCAAGCGTGTCTTCACCGGCGACCCGAGCGACCTCTGCGCGGGTGAGGTCAACGCCGTGCTCGAGCCCATCGTGGGCCAAAACTCGGTGCTCTTGCTGGACGGGGCGCGTCACCTGCGCCACCGGCGCTTGCTCCTGCCGCCGTTCCACGGCGAGCGCATGCGGCTCTACGCGGCCCAGATGCAGGAGGCCACCCAGCGCAGCCTGGAGCGCTGGCCGCGGGGCGAGCCCTTCTCGCTCCGGCCCCACACCCAGGACATCACTCTCGACGTCATCCTGCGCACCGTCTTCGGCGTGGACCAACGCGACGAGGTCGGCGAGCTCCGCCTGCGGCTCGAGCGGCTGCTCTCGATCGCCGACTCGCCGCTCTCGGTTTTGGCCATGATCCCGAGCTTGCGCCGCGATCTGCCGCTGACGCCCTGGCGGCGCTTCGTGCGCGATCGCGAGGCAGCGGACCGGGAGATCTTCGCGGTCATCGCCCGGCGCCGGCGCGCCGGAACCGGCGGGCGGGACGACGTCCTCGGCATGCTGCTCGAAGCCGTGGACGTGGACGGCGAGCGCCTGAGCGACGTCGAGCTCCGAGACGAGCTGATGACCTTGCTGGTGGCCGGGCACGAGACCACGGCCACGGCCCTGTGCTGGGCGTTCGAGCGCCTGCTCGGGACGCCGCGCGTGCTCGAGCGCCTGCAACGCGAGATCGACGACGTGACCGGCGGCCGGCTCGAGCCCGAGCACCTGGGGCGGATGCCTTATCTCGACGCCACCATCGCCGAGGTGCTGCGCGTGCGGCCCGTGATCCCCATGGTGGGCCGGCGCCTGCACGCGCCGCTCACTCTCGAGCGCTACCAGATCCCGACGGGTTGGGTCGTGTCGCCGTCGATCTACCTGACCCACATGAACCCTGCCGTGTACGACGATCCGGAGGAGCTCCGGCCCGAGCGCTTCCTGGAAAAACGCCCCGACCCCTATGCGTGGCTGCCGTTCGGCGGCGGGATCCGGCGCTGTCTCGGCGCCGCTTTCGCTCACTACGAGATGAAGGTCGTGATGGCGACCATCCTGTCGCGCACCGAGCTCGAGCTCGCGCAGCGCCCGCCCGTGCCGACGGTGCGGCGTGCCATCACCTTCTCGCCCCGCGAGGGCACGCTGGTGCGCGCGCGGCCCAGGGGCTAACGCCCCTCAGAAGCGGTACTTCTGGTGGCAGCTCGTGCAGCCCTCGAGCACGGTGCCGAGCTGCTTCGTGGCGCCGGGGAGATCGTTCCGCTTCGAGGCCTGGAGGAGCTTCACCAGCTCGTCGTGGAACGCCTCGTCCTCTCGCTTGAAAGCTTCGAGATCGGAGCCGGCCTTCGGGGGTTTGTACTCGCCCTTCTCGAGCGCCTTCTCGGTGACCATTCGGGCGGAGTGGACCTTGGAGATGCCGGGGGGAATGCTGGCGAGCTCGTTCTGCGCAACGGCCGTGACCCAGTCGCGGGTGGCCTCGTGCAGCGCGCGCATCTCCGCTTGCACGGGGTTCGCGGGCGGGGGCAGCGCGCTCTTCGCGGCCGTAGCCGCGGGCTCGTCGTGCGCGTGCGATTCGGCGTGTTTGGTCTCGCACGACAGGCCGAGCAGGGGCAGTGCGGTGAGCAGGACGATGGCTGATTTCATGCGCGTTCCTTCGAAGATTGGGGTTGTTTGCAGGCCAAGACGGCGATCAGCGTCCAGAGCGCCGTCCTCACGGCCATCGCGACGACGGTCCTGCCTTCGAACGCGCCGCCGAGCGCGACGTGGACGCCGAAGGCGGCGTAGGTGAGGGCGGTCAGCCCGGCGAGCGTCACCGAGAGCCAAGCGCTCCAGGCGCGTCCGAGCCAGAGCCCGGCGCCCGCGGCGACGTAGGCGAAGCCAGCGACGAAGTTGAACCAGAGCACGAACGGAACGTAGGCGCCGGCCTCGGCGCGCGCGGCGCCCACGCCGAGCAAGACTCGTCCGCCGGAGACGACGCTGGCGATCCCGAACAGGATCGCCACCGCGGCCGCCACGCGGAGCGTGGAGGAACTAGCGGGGGCTCTTTCTTGGGACATGGGCTCTGGTTCCGATCGGTCTTGGTGCGGCGCCCAGCAAGCGCTCGAGCGCTTGCCACGCCTTCTGGGCCCCGATGCGAGGGGCCCGCCCGAGCGCGCTCGCGGGCCGGCTCACGCCGGCAGTGCCGTGCAGCACGCCGGTGAAGCTCCAGACCAACACCTCGACGGGCACGTCGTCGCGCACCAGCCCGTCGCGCTGGGCGCGGGTCAGCTGCTCGCGGACGAAGCCGACGGATCGCTCGACCACGCCGCGTACCCGCGCCGCTCCCTCCTGGCCCGCCACGTCCGCCAGCCGATCGCTCAGCGCCAACCGGAACAGCTCCGGACGCCGGCGCGCCAGCTCGAAGCGCCGCGCGAACAGCTGCGAAAGCGCCTCCATGGGCTCGGCGCTGGGCTCGGGGAAGGTCTCCGCCATCAGCGCCTCGAAGGCGTCGATGGCGGCGGCGGCGATGGCCTCCTTGCTGGCGAAGTGCCGGAACAGCGAGCCGTCCTGCACGCCGACCCGAGCGGCGATCTCCCGCGAGGTCAGCCCCCTGACCCCGCGCGAGGCGAGGATGTCCAGCGCGGCCTCCGCGATCTGGCGGCGGCGCTCGGGGGCGGGCAGGCGGCGGCGGGCTTTAGCTAGCAAGTGCTCACTAGCTTAGCGGGGCCGCCCGAGCCGTCAAGTCCACAGCGTGGCGACGACGCCCGAGCGGTGTCCGACCCAGCTCGCGGACGACGGTCTCCTGAGCGTGGCCGCGCTGCGCTCCGCGGACGGGAAGCGCGCGTCGCTCTTGATCGCGAACCTGGCGAGGGAACCGCGGCGGCTGAGCGTCACCCTCCGTGGCCTCGAGCGCGCAGCAGCGGAGGGAGTGGTGCTCGACGGGCGCGCAGATCTAGCGCCCCGCCGGCTCGCGGTGCCGATCCCAGCGCTGGCGCTCGAGCTCGAGGTGGCGCCGCTCAGCTCCGCGTGGGTCGTGCTGGGCTGAGCGCGCGTGGTAGATTTCGAGCGTGGACTGGTCACGCCTGGCAGGTCTGGCGTTCGCTTTTGCGCTCGGCGGTTGCGCGTCGGACGCCGCGGAGGCTCCCGAGCCCACGCTGCGGACCCCCGGGGCGTTCGTGGCCCAGGAGGTTCACGCCCAGGAGCTCCATCTGTTTCGCGTGCTCGGCGCGCTGAGCCTCGAGAACGGCCAGACCATGCTCTTGATGCGCCGCTTCGAGCCGCGCCCGACCAGCTTCGAGGCCGCTCGCGAGCTGGCGAAGGAGCCCGACCTTCCCATCGACCTGGCCCTCACCTACGCCGTCGAGTCGGAGTTCGTCGCGGTTCCTTACCAGGTGGTCTGGTTCCGCACGCTCAACGAGCAGGATCGCAATGCGCTCCACTGACCGGACCGCGATGCGCCGCCTCGTTCTCGCCGGCGTGCTCTTCGGCCTGCCGGCGCTCTTCGCCCAAGCCTGCCAGCGCCAGGCCGATCTGGTGGACGAGCCGGATGCCACCGTGCTCACGAAGCCGACGCCGGAATACGACGGCGATCTGCCCATGCTCGACGCGGACTTCGCGTCGGACGCGTTCGCCGCCTGCGAAGAGCGCCCCTTCGGGACCTGCATGGGGCCGAACGACTTCGTCTGCGGCTTCGCCGAGTGGGTGCGCGCTCTGGCCCGCGAGTGCCAGAAGCAGACCGGCTGCAAGACCAACGGCTGGCTCACGGTGAAGATGGGCGACGACGGCTGCGTCAGCGAGATCGGCATGGATCGGCCGAACCCCGAGATCGTGGCCTGCCTGCTCGAGAAGCTCGGCGCCGAGCGCTGCCCGTGCCCCGCCATCGAGACCACGTACTACTTCGGCGAAGGCAACAGCGGGAAGTGCCCCGACGCCGGGCCGAAGGGCTGACCCGGGCGCACCTGCGCCCCACGAGCGCGTTCTAACCGGCGTCGAGTTGCGCTAGAGGGCCGACCGGCCGGAGGTGCGTCCGGCGCAAGGGAGGCACTCATGTCGAAGAACCTCGTGCGGCGCTCGCTCGCCGCTCTCGCCATCCTCGGCTCCACCGCCCTCATGGGCTGCTCGGAAGAACGCGACCCCATCAACCGCGTACAGCCGAACGCCCTGGCGAAGAGCTTCTTCGTCGGCGACCTCGCGAGCCCCGACGACGACCCCGAGTTCTACATGCGGGTCACCGTGGTGGACGTGGACTCCGGCGCGGGCTCCGACGGCCTGTTCACCAACAGCGACGCCCAGCCCACGATGCGCGTGCGCTGGGAGATCACCGAGAAGCTCCTGATCGCGCGCCTGACCTACGAGCGCATCGAAGACACCGACGGCAAAGGCGTCCGGCGCACCCCGGACGGCCAGGCCGTCGCGGCCTACGAGATCGACAGCCACTTCGACATCAAGCGCTCCTACAACGAGACCACCGGCGAAGAGCTGAACGTGGTCGAAGAGAACGACGAGGATCGCCCCTGGTTCAAACGCAGCCACTTCCGGGTGAACTGGTCGAAGAACCTGATCACCAGCGCCTACGAGCTCGATACGCTGTCGCAGCTCGGGATCTACTACGGCGTCCAGGTCGAGCCCGTCGCGTATTACGTGAACGACCCGTCGCACCCCGACCTGCCGGTCTTCGACGCGAAGCGCGGCTACTTCGACGTGACCCACAAGGTCTGGGCCAAGCCCCAGATCATCAAGGACGAGGTGTGGGGCGATTTCCCGGCGTGCTGGCTCTACGGCAGCTTCCCCAGCGTCAACTGCAATCCCAGCGAGGTCACGCTCCGCCAGGCCTACCTCAAGATCGAGGACACCGACTACGAGCCGCTCGAGTACGACGGCACGAAGATGGACATGTTCGGCCTCTTCACCGTCGATCGCTTCGGCTACGACCGCAGCTACGGCGTGGTGGACGATCGCTGGCACCGCTTCGCGGCGCGCTGGAACCTGTGGCAACGCTCCCACGTCGAGCCGGTGGTGCAGTGCAACACCCCGGACACGACGCCGGTCGGCGCCGATCCGCACCGCGACGACGACGCGAGCGGCACCGAGGACGAGTGCGAGAGCGTCGGGCGCGGCAGCCGCTGCGACGCCGTCAGCGGCGAGTGCACGCTGCCGCTCCGCGATCGCCAGCTCCGCACCATCGCCTGGCACGTGAACCCGGGCTTCCCGGCGGATCTGTTCGCGTCGACTCGAGAGATGCTCTCCGCGTGGAACGACGCCCTGCGGCTCGCCGTCCTGGCCGGCAGGCTCGCGGAGTGCCGGCGGACCGGCGAGCAGGGCTGCGAGGCCACCTTCGGCTGGCCCGCGCGTTGGTCGGACGACTTCGTGCCGCCCGTCGGCAGCGCCACGGCCGCAGAGGTGCCGAACATCTTCGTGCTCTGCCACAACCCGGTGTCGAGCGAGTTGGGTGACGACCCGGCCTGCGGCGCGGACGGCACGGCGCCCCGCATCGGCGATCTGCGCTACAACATCCTGGCGGTGGTGCAGGACCCGCAGATCATGGCGCCGTGGGGCATCAT
It encodes the following:
- a CDS encoding cytochrome P450 — its product is MGTLLPPGPKLPTAVQTLIWIRRPIEFMRFCRARYGDTYAMRIAGTGTVVLLSDPESIKRVFTGDPSDLCAGEVNAVLEPIVGQNSVLLLDGARHLRHRRLLLPPFHGERMRLYAAQMQEATQRSLERWPRGEPFSLRPHTQDITLDVILRTVFGVDQRDEVGELRLRLERLLSIADSPLSVLAMIPSLRRDLPLTPWRRFVRDREAADREIFAVIARRRRAGTGGRDDVLGMLLEAVDVDGERLSDVELRDELMTLLVAGHETTATALCWAFERLLGTPRVLERLQREIDDVTGGRLEPEHLGRMPYLDATIAEVLRVRPVIPMVGRRLHAPLTLERYQIPTGWVVSPSIYLTHMNPAVYDDPEELRPERFLEKRPDPYAWLPFGGGIRRCLGAAFAHYEMKVVMATILSRTELELAQRPPVPTVRRAITFSPREGTLVRARPRG
- a CDS encoding cytochrome c, encoding MKSAIVLLTALPLLGLSCETKHAESHAHDEPAATAAKSALPPPANPVQAEMRALHEATRDWVTAVAQNELASIPPGISKVHSARMVTEKALEKGEYKPPKAGSDLEAFKREDEAFHDELVKLLQASKRNDLPGATKQLGTVLEGCTSCHQKYRF
- a CDS encoding TetR/AcrR family transcriptional regulator, which codes for MLAKARRRLPAPERRRQIAEAALDILASRGVRGLTSREIAARVGVQDGSLFRHFASKEAIAAAAIDAFEALMAETFPEPSAEPMEALSQLFARRFELARRRPELFRLALSDRLADVAGQEGAARVRGVVERSVGFVREQLTRAQRDGLVRDDVPVEVLVWSFTGVLHGTAGVSRPASALGRAPRIGAQKAWQALERLLGAAPRPIGTRAHVPRKSPR